In Periplaneta americana isolate PAMFEO1 chromosome 4, P.americana_PAMFEO1_priV1, whole genome shotgun sequence, one DNA window encodes the following:
- the LOC138697757 gene encoding cuticle protein 2-like — translation MSKGLQVVFFCLVAASAVYARPGYLAHPYAAVGIHAPHFTPVPVHDTPEVAAAKVAHFAAYNTLAAAAAAAPDTGAYDGAYAGGYYGGHGGHYVGPLAGVPVLVNGVPADTPEVAAAKAAHFAAHATAAGHGYAAGHGYLAGHGYLAGHGYLAGHHW, via the coding sequence GTCGTTTTCTTCTGCCTGGTGGCTGCCAGCGCTGTCTATGCTCGCCCAGGTTACCTCGCACACCCCTACGCCGCAGTCGGAATCCACGCACCCCATTTCACCCCCGTTCCCGTTCACGATACCCCTGAAGTCGCCGCCGCTAAAGTCGCTCACTTCGCTGCCTACAACACCCTCGCCGCTGCCGCTGCCGCCGCCCCCGACACCGGCGCTTACGACGGAGCCTACGCAGGAGGCTACTACGGCGGTCACGGTGGCCACTATGTTGGACCCCTGGCCGGAGTCCCCGTCCTCGTGAACGGCGTGCCCGCCGACACCCCCGAAGTGGCCGCGGCCAAGGCTGCTCACTTCGCAGCGCACGCAACCGCCGCCGGACACGGCTATGCCGCGGGACACGGCTACCTGGCCGGACACGGCTACCTGGCAGGACACGGCTACCTGGCAGGACACCACTGGTAG